The DNA window TCGCCGAAGCGGAACAGCATGATACCCGCGGCCAGACCGAACATCATGCAGCCGGGGATCCACATGACGAGGCCTCCGATCCGCTCATCGGTGATCGGCGCCACGTCCCACATCCGCCCGAGATGGTCGTAGGCGGTGTAGAGCACTTGGGTCTTGAAGCTGAGCGTCGCGCCCAGGCTGATATTGCCGAAGGCGGCGGCAACGAACATCGCCATGCGCGTGCCGATGCCGGGCCCGGCGGGCGCGGGATGCGGATCGAGCAGCACGGAAAAGAACAGCAGCCCGGTGACGATCAGCGAGATGTGCCAGCTATAATGCACCGCCTCGTTCAGGATCGCGAGATCGTGCCACTCCGGCACCATCCACACCCAGCTCGTGCCGACGAACAGCAGCGTCGCCACCAGAGGACGGCGCAGAAACTGAAGTAGCTTGTGCAGCCAGCCGGTGCGCGCCACGGGGCCCACCAGCGAGGAGCGCAGTCCCTTGGGGAGCCCCCGCATCAGCGCGCCCTGCGGGATGGCGAGGAACAGAAACAGCGGCCCGATCGTGCGCAGCAGCATATGCTCCACCTGATGCACCGCGAAGATATGGTCGGCGAGCCGCTCGACCGGCGAAATCAGCGCCACGAAAAAGGCGATCAAGGCGGCATAGAAGCTGGCGATGCGCCACGCCGAGGGCCGCCGTCCGCCGCCGAGGCCGCGGGCGTAAACCAAGCCCGCCAGCAGCAGCGCGGCGATCATTTCGGGCGACCAGTGCCAGAGCGACCAGAAACCCTGGCCGGGATGCACCTCGTCTCCATGCGCGTAAGCCGCGGACGGCAGCAGGAGCCCGCCGAGGACGGCGAGCGAACGGACGAAACGGGGGGTGGGCATGCCCCCTTCCCTAACGGAAAGCGCGCCGCCCGTTAACCCCCGCGCCCTATTTCATCAGCACCAGTTCTTCGGCCATGCTGGGGTGCAGCGCCACGGTATCGTCGAACGCCTGCTTGGTCAGGCCCGCCTTCACCGCGATGGCCGCCGCCTGAAGGATTTCGGGCGCTTCGGGCCCGATCATGTGCAGGCCGACGATCTTGCCGTTCTCGCCATCGCAGATCATCTTGTAGAGGCCGCGTTCGTTGCGATTGGCGAGCACGTT is part of the Novosphingopyxis iocasae genome and encodes:
- a CDS encoding cytochrome c oxidase assembly protein, which codes for MPTPRFVRSLAVLGGLLLPSAAYAHGDEVHPGQGFWSLWHWSPEMIAALLLAGLVYARGLGGGRRPSAWRIASFYAALIAFFVALISPVERLADHIFAVHQVEHMLLRTIGPLFLFLAIPQGALMRGLPKGLRSSLVGPVARTGWLHKLLQFLRRPLVATLLFVGTSWVWMVPEWHDLAILNEAVHYSWHISLIVTGLLFFSVLLDPHPAPAGPGIGTRMAMFVAAAFGNISLGATLSFKTQVLYTAYDHLGRMWDVAPITDERIGGLVMWIPGCMMFGLAAGIMLFRFGEEEKRTVERRQREGRMTARDPAATKANNRRLGWSLAGFAAMVLMLAVAVVSFLIQMEHSAAPDAVAHVGAAEHQAG